From a region of the Trichoderma atroviride chromosome 6, complete sequence genome:
- a CDS encoding uncharacterized protein (EggNog:ENOG41~TransMembrane:9 (n4-16c21/22o31-49i61-79o94-115i179-203o215-239i246-267o279-304i316-335o347-366i)): protein MSIVLASSIFSLGGILQVVNTHSIGAFYTGRVISGFGVGAATVLVPMYSAEMAPKNMRGQLGSCFQLFFALGVCVSYWVNYAVQTRVPSSTLQWQIPIGLQLVPGGLIGLGMLLVKESVRWLAKQGRNEEALANLIWVRGGDSPEVQAEFEEIRSSLDEESRLTEGVSWKELLLPVNRFRVSVIISMQLGVQLTGNTSLAYYAPQIFAAVGAGNSSLFVTGFFGVVKVVSVSVFCIFVVGRIGRKTAFMGGAAAMGILMLIIAIIVAKAPPTGQITGSSIAAIIMVYCEAASYNLSWGPVSWLYLGEIFPTRTREFGIATGAAAQWLFNFMLSQITPHAINNLGWKTFLMFSIFNFSLVVYSFFILREVNPLKK, encoded by the exons ATGTCCATCGTCCTAGCTTcgtccatcttcagcctcggcGGAATCCTCCAGGTCGTCAACACACACTCCATCGGTGCTTTCTACACCGGTAGAGTCATTTCCGGGTTTGGCGTGGGCGCCGCTACCGTCCTAGTGCCTATGTATTCTGCCGAAATGGCACCTAAGAACATGCGCGGTCAGCTTGGATCCTGCTTCCAGCTATTCTTTGCCCTTGGCGTGTGTGTCAGCTACTG GGTCAATTACGCAGTCCAGACCCGTGTTCCGTCCAGCACCCTGCAATGGCAGATCCCTATTGGACTCCAACTCGTTCCGGGTGGTCTCATCGGCCTGGGCATGCTCCTCGTGAAGGAATCTGTCCGATGGCTAGCAAAGCAGGGACGAAACGAAGAGGCCTTGGCCAATCTTATCTGGGTTCGCGGCGGTGATAGTCCTGAGGTACAGGCCGAATTTGAGGAGATCCGCTCTAGTCTTGACGAGGAGTCCCGCCTTACCGAAGGCGTCTCGTGGAAGGAGCTTCTACTGCCAGTAAATCGGTTCCGTGTCTCCGTCATTATCAGCATGCAGCTCGGTGTCCAGCTTACTGGGAACACATCCCTTGCGTACTATGCTCCGCAAATCTTCGCCGCTGTCGGCGCGGGCAACTCCTCTCTGTTTGTCACGGGGTTTTTCGGGGTTGTCAAAGTTGTCTCCGTATCTGTTTTCTGCATCTTTGTCGTCGGAAGGATTGGGCGAAAGACAGCTTTCATGGGCGGTGCGGCAGCGATGGGCATCCTAATGCTCATTATTGCCATCATTGTTGCGAAGGCCCCACCCACCGGTCAGATAACCGGCTCGTCTATCGCCGCGATCATCATGGTATACTGCGAGGCCGCATCTTACAATTTGTCCTGGGGCCCCGTGTCTTGGCTTTATCTAGGTGAGATATTCCCAACTCGCACTAGGGAATTTGGAATCGCAAccggagctgctgcacaaTGGTTGTTCAACTTCATGCTTTCGCAAATCACGCCACATGCTATTAACAATCTCGGCTGGAAGACATTCCTTATGTTTTCAATCTTTAATTTCTCTCTGGTAGtttattcttttttcatACTTCGCGAG GTAAATCCCTtgaagaaatag